In the Aromatoleum bremense genome, one interval contains:
- a CDS encoding efflux RND transporter periplasmic adaptor subunit, translating to MKRLLCLALIFSALLPRFATAAEWSARPLSEVAVYPEFRASAHVVAVDEARIAAEVSGRIESLPRRVGQAVAKGAELARIDAAAYRIEVERAAAQSRLIGNRVKLAEAQLDQARALANQGFISADALRIRETELAVLKSELGATRQGVAAARLQLARTTIRAPFAGVVRERLASVGDLAVPGTPLLVLSATGNTELRARVPTAQIGSLRAAGKWELAAGGATHTLRLLRVSPVVEPGGQAQEAVFSSNAALAPGLAGEVRWRSQVPHLPPAFLQQRTDGLGAYVERDGKPVFVALPDAQAGRPAAVDWPADTAVIDEGRFAIGLNANGAAGNGK from the coding sequence ATGAAGCGTCTCCTGTGCCTTGCCTTGATATTCTCGGCGTTATTGCCCCGCTTTGCGACGGCTGCCGAATGGTCGGCCCGCCCGTTGTCCGAAGTCGCGGTGTATCCCGAATTCCGCGCCTCGGCGCACGTGGTGGCGGTTGACGAGGCGCGCATCGCCGCCGAAGTCTCCGGCCGCATCGAGAGCCTGCCGAGGCGCGTCGGGCAGGCGGTCGCGAAAGGCGCGGAGCTCGCGCGCATCGACGCCGCCGCGTACCGCATCGAGGTGGAGCGTGCCGCAGCGCAGAGCCGGCTGATCGGCAATCGCGTCAAGCTCGCCGAGGCGCAGCTCGACCAGGCCCGCGCGCTCGCGAACCAGGGTTTCATCAGCGCGGATGCGCTCAGGATCCGGGAAACCGAACTCGCGGTGCTGAAGAGCGAACTCGGCGCGACGCGCCAGGGAGTTGCCGCGGCGCGCCTGCAGCTTGCGCGCACGACGATCCGCGCGCCGTTCGCCGGTGTCGTGCGCGAGCGCCTCGCGAGCGTCGGCGACCTCGCGGTGCCGGGCACGCCGCTGCTGGTGCTGTCGGCGACCGGCAACACCGAGCTGCGGGCGCGCGTGCCGACCGCGCAGATCGGCAGCCTGCGCGCGGCCGGCAAGTGGGAGCTCGCGGCCGGTGGCGCGACGCACACGCTGCGCCTGCTGCGCGTGTCGCCGGTCGTCGAGCCGGGCGGGCAGGCCCAGGAGGCGGTGTTCTCGTCGAACGCAGCGCTCGCGCCGGGGCTCGCCGGGGAGGTGCGCTGGCGCAGCCAGGTGCCGCATCTGCCGCCGGCCTTCCTGCAGCAACGCACTGATGGGCTCGGCGCCTACGTCGAGCGTGACGGCAAGCCGGTATTCGTCGCGCTGCCCGACGCCCAGGCAGGGCGGCCGGCGGCCGTCGACTGGCCGGCCGATACTGCGGTGATCGACGAGGGGCGCTTTGCGATCGGCCTGAACGCCAACGGCGCGGCAGGAAACGGCAAATGA